In Agromyces sp. G08B096, a genomic segment contains:
- a CDS encoding sugar ABC transporter permease codes for MTAVQTPRVDGPSEASASPTLIDRVKRVVSSNPSVLPTVAAIIIFIGMVIYGEVAYGRIVQYNTLSNLLINNAHLIILAVAMTFVILTGGIDLSVGSVIALSSVAGVMLSNAGWNPWVVIAMMVLIGTGFGLVSGILIQYFNVQPFIATLAMMFLGRGLAALLSTQPERLADDSPILWLGEQFKVIDGEKVNDVVVTPGVIIAVVVVLVAFFVLHRTRTGRTVYAIGGSENSAALMGLTVPRTKVLVYVISGTLSGIAAVVYTSRLGIAQNITGIGWELDAIAATVIGGTLLTGGYGYVLGSVVGALVLGLMNVLITRDGGIPPEMTTIITGGILLVFVLLQRAVTSKRQT; via the coding sequence ATGACCGCCGTGCAGACCCCGCGCGTCGACGGACCTTCCGAGGCATCCGCGTCGCCGACGCTCATCGACCGCGTGAAGCGCGTGGTCTCGTCGAACCCGTCGGTGCTTCCGACGGTGGCCGCGATCATCATCTTCATCGGCATGGTGATCTACGGCGAAGTGGCCTACGGGCGCATCGTGCAGTACAACACCCTGTCGAACCTGCTGATCAACAACGCGCACCTCATCATCCTCGCCGTGGCGATGACGTTCGTGATCCTCACGGGCGGCATCGACCTGTCGGTCGGCTCGGTCATCGCCCTCTCGAGCGTGGCGGGCGTCATGCTCTCCAACGCCGGCTGGAACCCGTGGGTCGTGATCGCGATGATGGTGCTCATCGGCACGGGGTTCGGGCTGGTCAGCGGCATCCTCATCCAGTACTTCAACGTGCAGCCGTTCATCGCGACGCTCGCGATGATGTTCCTCGGTCGCGGGCTCGCGGCGCTGCTCAGCACGCAGCCCGAGCGCCTCGCCGACGATTCGCCGATCCTCTGGCTCGGCGAGCAGTTCAAGGTCATCGACGGTGAGAAGGTGAACGACGTCGTCGTCACCCCCGGAGTGATCATCGCGGTCGTCGTGGTGCTCGTCGCGTTCTTCGTGCTGCACCGGACCCGCACCGGCCGCACGGTGTACGCGATCGGCGGATCCGAGAACTCGGCCGCACTGATGGGGCTCACGGTGCCGCGCACCAAGGTGCTGGTCTACGTCATCAGCGGCACGCTGTCGGGCATCGCGGCGGTCGTCTACACCTCGCGCCTCGGGATCGCGCAGAACATCACCGGCATCGGCTGGGAGCTCGACGCGATCGCCGCGACCGTCATCGGCGGCACGCTCCTGACCGGCGGCTACGGCTACGTCCTCGGCTCGGTGGTCGGAGCCCTGGTGCTGGGGCTGATGAACGTGCTGATCACACGCGACGGCGGCATCCCGCCCGAGATGACGACGATCATCACGGGCGGCATCCTGCTCGTGTTCGTGCTGCTGCAGCGCGCCGTCACCTCCAAACGGCAGACCTGA
- a CDS encoding substrate-binding domain-containing protein: protein MSVQRRYAKFLGLAAVGALSIGLAACSSGGGGEGSSGDGDLITVGFVAVGPEGAWREANETNIQDTFTKDAGFDLKYAPATNLDQKSQIDAFTSFVDEGVDVILLSATEASGWEDSLERAQEAEIPVILLDRGIEPDDDSLYVTRIAPDNVEVAAAVGAWAVEQFPDGGNYITLEGPAGVGVVNERNEGWDSAVDGSKLVEVAAQTANWSAEEGKSVTETLLKANNNNVQLIFAQNDEMGLGAAQAVEEAGLTPGVDVKIATIDGTKSAMEALADGKLSFVHEYNPLFGETALEVVEKTLDGESVDSYIIVPSEAFDSPEAAQAVLADRKY from the coding sequence ATGTCAGTTCAGAGGCGATACGCGAAGTTCCTCGGCCTGGCGGCCGTCGGCGCGCTGAGCATCGGTCTTGCCGCGTGCTCCAGCGGAGGGGGCGGCGAAGGCTCGTCCGGCGACGGCGACCTCATCACCGTCGGCTTCGTCGCGGTCGGCCCCGAGGGGGCCTGGCGCGAGGCGAACGAGACCAACATCCAGGACACGTTCACCAAGGACGCCGGCTTCGACCTGAAGTACGCCCCCGCGACCAACCTCGACCAGAAGTCGCAGATCGACGCGTTCACGTCATTCGTCGACGAGGGCGTCGACGTCATCCTGCTGTCCGCCACCGAGGCATCCGGCTGGGAGGACTCGCTGGAGCGTGCGCAGGAGGCGGAGATCCCCGTCATCCTGCTCGACCGCGGCATCGAGCCCGACGACGACAGCCTCTACGTCACCCGCATCGCGCCCGACAACGTCGAGGTCGCCGCCGCGGTCGGCGCCTGGGCCGTCGAACAGTTCCCCGATGGCGGCAACTACATCACCCTCGAAGGCCCCGCCGGCGTCGGCGTGGTCAACGAGCGCAACGAGGGCTGGGACTCGGCCGTCGACGGCTCGAAGCTCGTCGAGGTCGCCGCGCAGACCGCGAACTGGTCGGCCGAGGAGGGCAAGAGCGTCACCGAGACGCTGCTCAAGGCGAACAACAACAACGTGCAGCTCATCTTCGCCCAGAACGACGAGATGGGCCTCGGCGCGGCGCAGGCGGTCGAAGAGGCCGGACTCACCCCGGGCGTCGACGTCAAGATCGCCACCATCGACGGCACCAAGTCCGCCATGGAGGCGCTCGCCGACGGCAAGCTCAGCTTCGTGCACGAGTACAACCCGCTGTTCGGCGAGACCGCCCTCGAGGTGGTGGAGAAGACGCTCGACGGCGAGTCGGTCGACTCGTACATCATCGTGCCGAGCGAGGCGTTCGACTCGCCCGAGGCTGCGCAGGCCGTGCTCGCCGACCGCAAGTACTGA
- a CDS encoding sugar ABC transporter ATP-binding protein, producing MSEALPIVEMHDISIEFPGVKALDGVDFRLFQGEVHALMGENGAGKSTLIKALTGVYKIDGGSIVVAGRERQFHGTGDAQGAGISTVYQEVNLVTNLSIGENVMLGHEVRGPFGVNWRATHAAATEALARLGLDHLDTHRPLSTLSIAMQQLVAISRAMAVKAKVLILDEPTSSLDAAEVDGLFRVIRSLRDQGVAILFVSHFLDQVYAISDRLTILRNGRYEGEYLTRELDRHALISKMIGKDLNALASLGGNRRVDERDYDGEAPLLEARGIGRRGSIGPTDLDIHPGEVIGFAGLLGSGRTELARLLYGADRADEGEVTLHGTRVDLKSPADGLGKRIAFSTENRRDEGIVGDLTVRENLILAVQAERGWARPIPRKEQDALVAKYIAALNVRPADPNRPIKNLSGGNQQKVLLGRWLATNPELLILDEPTRGIDVGAKAEIQEAVAALAEDGVSVVFISSELEEVVRLSERIIVLKDHQKIGEIVNGPDVTAQQVVDVIAAHGVEAAVESGIIDADAGPHPAEAPHAAVPAAAATEEEA from the coding sequence ATGAGCGAAGCACTGCCCATCGTGGAGATGCACGACATCTCCATCGAATTCCCGGGCGTCAAGGCGCTGGACGGAGTCGATTTCCGGCTCTTCCAGGGCGAGGTCCATGCGCTGATGGGAGAGAACGGCGCGGGCAAGTCGACGCTGATCAAAGCTCTCACCGGCGTCTACAAGATCGACGGCGGCTCGATCGTCGTCGCCGGCCGTGAGCGGCAGTTCCACGGGACCGGCGACGCGCAGGGCGCCGGCATCTCGACCGTGTACCAGGAGGTCAACCTCGTCACGAACCTCTCCATCGGCGAGAACGTGATGCTCGGCCACGAGGTGCGGGGGCCCTTCGGGGTCAACTGGCGGGCCACCCACGCGGCAGCGACTGAGGCGCTCGCCCGGCTCGGCCTCGACCACCTCGACACCCACCGGCCCCTGTCGACCCTCTCGATCGCGATGCAGCAGCTCGTGGCGATCAGCCGGGCCATGGCCGTCAAGGCCAAGGTCCTCATCCTCGACGAGCCGACCTCGAGCCTCGACGCGGCCGAGGTCGACGGACTGTTCCGAGTCATCCGGTCGCTGCGCGACCAGGGCGTCGCGATCCTGTTCGTCTCGCACTTCCTCGACCAGGTCTACGCGATCAGCGACCGCCTGACGATCCTCCGCAACGGCAGGTACGAGGGCGAGTACCTCACCCGCGAGCTCGACCGGCACGCGCTTATCTCGAAGATGATCGGCAAAGACCTGAACGCGCTCGCGTCGCTCGGCGGCAACCGTCGGGTCGACGAGCGCGACTACGACGGCGAGGCGCCCCTGCTCGAAGCGCGGGGGATCGGCCGACGCGGCTCGATCGGGCCCACCGACCTCGACATCCATCCCGGCGAGGTGATCGGATTCGCGGGCCTGCTGGGCTCCGGCCGGACCGAGCTCGCCCGCCTGCTCTACGGCGCCGACCGCGCCGACGAAGGAGAGGTGACCCTGCACGGCACGCGCGTCGACCTCAAGAGCCCCGCCGACGGCCTCGGCAAGCGCATCGCGTTCTCGACCGAGAACCGCCGCGACGAAGGCATCGTCGGCGACCTCACCGTGCGTGAGAACCTCATCCTCGCCGTGCAGGCGGAGCGGGGATGGGCCCGGCCCATCCCGCGCAAGGAGCAGGACGCGCTCGTGGCGAAGTACATCGCCGCCCTGAACGTGCGCCCCGCAGACCCGAACCGCCCGATCAAGAACCTCTCCGGCGGCAACCAGCAGAAGGTGCTCCTCGGCCGCTGGCTCGCCACGAACCCCGAACTGCTCATCCTCGACGAACCGACCCGCGGCATCGACGTCGGCGCCAAGGCCGAGATCCAGGAGGCGGTCGCCGCGCTCGCCGAGGACGGCGTCTCGGTCGTCTTCATCTCCTCGGAACTCGAGGAGGTGGTGCGGCTCAGCGAGCGGATCATCGTCCTGAAAGACCACCAGAAGATCGGCGAGATCGTGAACGGTCCAGACGTCACCGCCCAGCAGGTCGTCGACGTCATCGCTGCGCACGGCGTCGAGGCGGCCGTCGAGAGTGGCATCATCGATGCTGACGCGGGCCCCCACCCCGCCGAGGCTCCGCACGCGGCCGTCCCCGCGGCCGCTGCGACGGAGGAGGAAGCATGA
- a CDS encoding sugar ABC transporter ATP-binding protein, protein MSTTDASASPIVEMTGVTVMIDETTVLRGIDFRLFPGEIHALMGGNGAGKSSLVKALTGAYRIAGGELRVDGEPVVLAGPAAAEAAGIAAAFQDVDLCGNLSIAENVMIGHEERGWSGISWRRTRSRAVEVLDELGLGDLDPKRAVSTLPPAIQQLVAIARAMVTHPKVLVLDEPTSSLDADEVATLFRALRRLRDHGVAILFVSHFLEQVYAISDRITVLRDAVGQGEYRTRELDRAVLISKMIGKDLTELRRIGSERRAHRVDPTGEPVYQATGVGRRGEFEATDLELHRGEVVGFGGLRGSGRSELGQLLSGVARRDSGTIRVDGREAALPNPAAALRRRVAYASEDRRDGGIIEELSVRDNIILALQGMRGWARPISRAERDALVERFMESLLIVAPGPDAPARQLSGGNQQKVLLARWLATRPHVLVLDEPTRGVDISAKVEIQARVAELAREGMAVVFISSELDEVVRLSDRIVILKDRRKIGEVSNGPGLSVDTIIEMIAADDEDDA, encoded by the coding sequence ATGAGCACGACGGATGCCTCGGCGTCGCCCATCGTCGAGATGACGGGCGTCACCGTCATGATCGACGAGACGACCGTGCTGCGCGGGATCGACTTCCGCCTGTTCCCGGGCGAGATCCATGCCCTGATGGGCGGGAACGGCGCCGGGAAGTCGTCGCTCGTGAAGGCCCTCACGGGGGCGTACCGCATCGCCGGCGGCGAACTGCGCGTCGACGGCGAGCCGGTCGTGCTCGCCGGGCCCGCGGCGGCCGAGGCGGCCGGCATCGCTGCCGCGTTCCAGGACGTGGACCTGTGCGGCAACCTCTCGATCGCGGAGAACGTGATGATCGGCCACGAGGAGCGCGGCTGGTCGGGCATCTCGTGGCGGCGGACCCGGAGTCGCGCGGTCGAGGTGCTCGACGAGCTCGGCCTCGGCGACCTCGATCCGAAGCGCGCCGTCTCCACGCTGCCCCCGGCCATCCAGCAGCTCGTCGCGATCGCGAGGGCGATGGTGACGCATCCGAAGGTGCTCGTCCTCGACGAGCCGACGTCGAGCCTCGACGCCGACGAGGTGGCGACCCTCTTCCGCGCCCTCCGCAGACTTCGCGATCACGGCGTCGCGATCCTCTTCGTCTCCCACTTCCTCGAGCAGGTCTATGCGATCAGCGACCGCATCACCGTGCTCCGCGACGCGGTCGGTCAGGGCGAGTACCGCACCCGGGAGCTCGACCGGGCGGTGCTCATCTCGAAGATGATCGGCAAAGACCTGACCGAGCTGCGGCGCATCGGGTCGGAGCGCCGGGCGCATCGCGTGGATCCGACGGGTGAGCCGGTGTACCAGGCGACCGGCGTGGGACGGCGAGGCGAGTTCGAGGCGACCGACCTCGAACTGCACCGGGGCGAGGTGGTGGGCTTCGGCGGATTGCGCGGGTCGGGCCGGAGCGAGCTGGGGCAGCTGCTCTCGGGTGTGGCCCGTCGCGACTCCGGAACGATCCGGGTGGACGGCCGCGAGGCCGCGCTGCCCAACCCGGCGGCCGCGCTGCGGCGGCGGGTCGCGTACGCCAGCGAGGACCGGCGGGACGGCGGCATCATCGAGGAGCTGAGCGTCCGCGACAACATCATCCTCGCGCTGCAAGGGATGCGGGGGTGGGCGCGGCCGATCTCGCGCGCCGAGCGCGACGCGCTGGTCGAGCGGTTCATGGAGTCGCTCCTCATCGTCGCGCCGGGTCCGGATGCCCCCGCGCGGCAGCTCTCCGGCGGCAACCAGCAGAAAGTGCTGCTCGCGCGGTGGCTCGCGACGAGGCCGCACGTGCTCGTGCTCGACGAGCCGACCCGCGGGGTCGACATCTCGGCGAAGGTCGAGATCCAGGCGCGCGTGGCGGAGCTGGCGCGCGAGGGGATGGCGGTGGTGTTCATCTCGTCGGAGCTCGACGAGGTGGTGCGGCTCAGCGATCGGATCGTGATTCTGAAGGACCGGCGGAAGATCGGCGAGGTCAGCAACGGTCCGGGGCTCAGCGTCGACACCATCATCGAGATGATCGCTGCCGACGACGAGGACGACGCCTAG
- a CDS encoding aminotransferase, producing MDDAPTTGTWLLARPDIDLAAVRELATTAYGLTGELRELGSQQDRNFLVSTGDGGALLKVNHPSLPAEAVALQAAVSDRLRERGLLTPELLRTVDGRRSIPVEVDGGSTAHACAFELVRGETLAELEELSGALAAELGAIAGRTVEALRDLRHPAAGRRTQWNPMSALDVVDGLADWLPEDRRLACTTAARDAAARIGALPELPRQIIHGDLTSDNLMRDADGAHWIIDLGDAAESWRVAELAVLVADLVGRTGDLAIVGRAVRGFAAEVDLGDDELEAIWPLVVLRGAVLAVSGWSQLGIDPENAYARERIEHEWEVFRRATAYDHETVTAQLRLAAGRPHARGLRYAPLVAGLADARVIDLGIRSDLLDDGRWTEASIEPTLAREALAGAPVAAMRFGESRLTRVSREVARPAPTKARFVELWTRPGQAVCAPFTGALRAGDGYVELADRGVVLRIDGVDAVTEAGDAEAGEQMARVGEAASGLGRLRITRRILGAASAAGPFGGPGEEYETEGAADPSPIIGIAAAEDPILRLRAERRRRDRVMGAAAERYYEEPPQIERGWNTLLIDTEGRAYLDLVNNVSAIGHSHPRFADRVSRQLHLLNTNSRFLYEAYADFAEKLLEHSPDASLDTVIPVNSGSEAIDLALRLAQVATGRRDVIAVREGYHGWTMAADAVSTSAFDNPEALGSRPDWVHLVDAPNAYRGPHRGPDAGRAYAAQVADLSRRLADEGRPPAAFICEPVLGNAGGVIPPDGYLEAAYAAVRAHGGLAIADEVQVGYGRLGRAFFGSEMLGAVPDIIAVAKAAGNAFPLGAVLTRREIVDALRREGMFFSSAAGAPAGAVAGAAVLDVIREERLQEHALRVGGHLLERLAQLGERHPLLGTVHGTGLYLGVELVRDRETREPATEETAWICGRLLDHGIIMQPTSERQNVLKVKPPMTLSIAEADAFVDALDAVLGEAERR from the coding sequence CGCGAGCTCGCGACCACCGCGTACGGGCTCACCGGCGAGCTCCGCGAGCTCGGCAGCCAGCAGGACCGCAACTTCCTCGTCTCGACCGGCGACGGCGGAGCGCTGCTCAAGGTGAATCATCCGAGCCTGCCAGCGGAGGCCGTCGCCCTGCAGGCCGCGGTCTCCGACCGGCTGCGCGAGCGCGGCCTCCTCACGCCGGAGCTGCTGCGCACCGTCGACGGCCGGCGCAGCATCCCCGTGGAGGTCGACGGCGGCAGCACCGCCCACGCCTGCGCGTTCGAGCTCGTACGCGGCGAGACGCTCGCCGAGCTCGAGGAGCTGTCGGGTGCGCTCGCCGCCGAGCTCGGCGCCATCGCCGGCCGCACGGTCGAAGCACTGCGCGATCTCCGGCACCCCGCCGCCGGGCGGCGAACCCAGTGGAACCCGATGTCCGCCCTCGACGTGGTGGATGGCCTCGCCGACTGGCTGCCGGAGGACCGGCGCCTGGCGTGCACGACGGCCGCACGCGACGCCGCGGCCCGCATCGGCGCCCTGCCCGAGCTGCCTCGCCAGATCATCCACGGCGACCTCACGAGCGACAACCTCATGCGCGACGCCGACGGCGCCCACTGGATCATCGACCTCGGCGATGCCGCCGAATCCTGGCGGGTCGCCGAGCTCGCGGTGCTGGTGGCCGACCTCGTCGGACGCACCGGCGACCTCGCGATCGTCGGCCGGGCCGTGCGCGGCTTCGCCGCCGAGGTCGACCTGGGCGATGACGAGCTCGAGGCGATCTGGCCACTCGTCGTGCTGCGCGGTGCCGTCCTCGCAGTGAGCGGCTGGAGCCAACTCGGCATCGACCCGGAAAACGCCTACGCCCGCGAGCGGATCGAACACGAGTGGGAGGTCTTCCGGCGCGCCACCGCGTACGACCACGAGACCGTCACCGCGCAGCTGCGACTCGCCGCCGGCCGCCCGCACGCGCGGGGCCTCCGCTACGCGCCACTGGTCGCGGGGCTCGCCGATGCGCGCGTGATCGACCTCGGCATCCGCAGCGACCTGCTCGACGACGGACGCTGGACCGAGGCATCCATCGAACCCACGCTCGCCCGCGAGGCGCTCGCGGGTGCCCCGGTCGCCGCCATGCGATTCGGCGAGAGCCGCCTCACCCGCGTCTCCCGGGAGGTCGCCCGCCCTGCTCCGACGAAGGCGAGGTTCGTCGAGCTGTGGACCCGGCCTGGTCAGGCGGTCTGCGCCCCGTTCACCGGCGCGCTCCGGGCGGGCGACGGCTACGTCGAGCTCGCCGACCGCGGGGTCGTCCTGCGCATCGACGGGGTCGACGCGGTCACCGAGGCCGGTGACGCGGAGGCCGGCGAGCAGATGGCCCGGGTCGGCGAGGCGGCCTCCGGGCTCGGCCGCCTGCGCATCACCCGGCGCATCCTCGGGGCGGCCTCTGCGGCGGGACCGTTCGGTGGTCCGGGCGAGGAGTACGAGACGGAGGGCGCGGCCGACCCCTCCCCCATCATCGGCATCGCCGCGGCCGAGGACCCGATCCTCCGCCTCCGCGCCGAGCGCCGCCGTCGCGACCGGGTCATGGGCGCCGCGGCCGAGCGGTACTACGAGGAGCCGCCGCAGATCGAACGGGGCTGGAACACCCTGCTCATCGACACCGAGGGCCGCGCCTACCTCGACCTGGTGAACAACGTCTCGGCCATCGGACACTCGCACCCCCGCTTCGCCGACCGGGTCTCGCGGCAGCTGCACCTGCTGAACACCAACTCGCGCTTCCTCTACGAGGCGTACGCCGACTTCGCCGAGAAGCTGCTCGAGCATTCACCGGATGCCTCGCTCGACACGGTGATCCCGGTCAACAGCGGCTCGGAGGCCATCGACCTCGCGCTGCGCCTCGCGCAGGTCGCCACCGGCCGCCGCGACGTCATCGCCGTGCGCGAGGGCTACCACGGCTGGACGATGGCGGCCGACGCCGTGAGCACCTCGGCGTTCGACAACCCCGAGGCCCTCGGGTCCCGGCCGGACTGGGTTCACCTCGTCGACGCACCGAACGCGTACCGCGGTCCGCACCGCGGCCCCGACGCCGGCCGGGCCTACGCCGCCCAGGTCGCCGATCTCTCCCGGCGGCTCGCCGACGAGGGGCGGCCTCCTGCCGCGTTCATCTGCGAACCGGTGCTCGGCAACGCCGGCGGGGTCATCCCGCCCGACGGGTACCTCGAAGCGGCGTACGCGGCCGTACGCGCCCACGGCGGGCTCGCGATCGCCGACGAGGTGCAGGTCGGCTACGGCCGGCTCGGCCGGGCGTTCTTCGGCTCCGAGATGCTGGGCGCAGTTCCCGACATCATCGCCGTGGCGAAAGCCGCGGGCAACGCCTTCCCGCTCGGCGCGGTGCTCACCCGGCGCGAGATCGTCGACGCCCTGCGCCGCGAGGGCATGTTCTTCTCCTCGGCAGCCGGCGCCCCGGCCGGGGCCGTCGCCGGCGCCGCGGTGCTCGACGTGATCCGCGAGGAGCGACTGCAGGAGCATGCGCTGCGCGTCGGCGGGCACCTGCTCGAACGGCTCGCGCAGCTCGGCGAGCGGCATCCGCTCCTCGGCACCGTGCACGGCACCGGCCTCTACCTCGGCGTCGAGCTGGTGCGCGACCGCGAGACGCGCGAGCCCGCCACGGAGGAGACCGCCTGGATCTGCGGCCGCCTGCTCGACCACGGCATCATCATGCAGCCGACCTCGGAACGGCAGAACGTGCTCAAGGTCAAACCGCCGATGACGCTCTCGATCGCCGAGGCGGACGCGTTCGTCGACGCCCTCGACGCCGTGCTCGGCGAGGCGGAGCGGCGCTGA
- a CDS encoding LacI family DNA-binding transcriptional regulator, whose product MSDLETGERPEKLGIREVAALAGVSHMTVSRVLNGHPNIRPATRQRVLDVIEELDFKPNSAARALATQRTQRIGVIVDSSVEFGPTSTLRGLELAARSSGYSVASVAMQDDANLTPEGAVSHLIAEGVDALCIVAPRSSSVSALRRISIDVPVLVVKAAKDPNFLTVSVDQQLGTTLAVDHLVSLGHRDILHLAGPLDWLDARGRERAFHTRVEQWGLKARPIVVGDWTADFGYDYAIGLKGVPEYTAMFVANDEMAFGVVHGFHDRGIRVPEDVSIVGFDDLPLSRHFIPPLTTVRQDFHALGMKAMEVLRAALEGREIPQRSKIPSQLITRSSTAAPRSS is encoded by the coding sequence GTGAGTGACCTGGAGACGGGCGAGCGCCCCGAGAAGCTCGGCATCCGCGAGGTCGCCGCGCTCGCCGGGGTGTCCCACATGACCGTCTCCCGGGTGCTGAACGGACACCCGAACATCCGACCCGCAACCCGTCAGCGCGTCCTCGACGTCATCGAGGAGCTCGACTTCAAGCCGAACAGCGCGGCGCGGGCGCTGGCGACCCAGCGCACGCAGCGCATCGGCGTGATCGTCGACAGCTCGGTCGAGTTCGGGCCGACCAGCACGCTGCGCGGCCTCGAGCTCGCCGCGCGGTCGAGCGGCTACTCCGTGGCATCCGTCGCCATGCAGGACGACGCGAATCTCACGCCAGAGGGTGCGGTCAGCCACCTCATCGCCGAGGGCGTCGACGCGCTGTGCATCGTCGCCCCGCGCTCCTCCTCCGTCTCGGCGCTGCGCCGCATCTCGATCGACGTGCCCGTCCTCGTCGTGAAGGCCGCCAAGGATCCGAACTTCCTCACGGTGAGTGTCGACCAGCAGCTCGGCACCACGCTCGCCGTCGACCATCTCGTCTCGCTCGGGCATCGCGACATCCTGCATCTCGCGGGCCCGCTCGACTGGCTCGACGCGCGCGGCCGCGAGCGCGCGTTCCACACGCGCGTTGAGCAGTGGGGGCTGAAGGCGCGCCCGATCGTCGTCGGCGACTGGACCGCGGACTTCGGCTACGACTACGCGATCGGCCTGAAGGGCGTTCCCGAGTACACCGCGATGTTCGTCGCCAATGACGAGATGGCGTTCGGCGTGGTCCACGGTTTCCACGACCGCGGCATCCGGGTGCCGGAAGACGTCAGCATCGTGGGATTCGACGACCTCCCGCTCTCGCGTCACTTCATCCCGCCCCTCACGACCGTCCGGCAGGACTTCCACGCGCTCGGCATGAAGGCGATGGAGGTGCTCCGCGCCGCGCTCGAGGGTCGCGAGATCCCGCAGCGTTCGAAGATCCCGAGCCAGCTGATCACCCGCTCCTCGACCGCTGCCCCGAGGTCGTCATGA
- a CDS encoding TetR/AcrR family transcriptional regulator, translating into MPKPADHDQRRRQITDAARQVVARDGLRAATFRSIATEAGLSVRLVQYYFGSKEDVLRATRAAVAADAAQRMQRAVSELAGDSRPAEVIRAILLELLPIDVARREDTMVLDAFFFAEITSTAAETPSDDAADASGYLQDLVCQQVVLAGADPSTAEADARLIVAAASGLAQAMLADARLVARAPGLIDRLLDRMLVH; encoded by the coding sequence GTGCCCAAGCCAGCCGACCACGATCAGCGCAGGCGGCAGATCACCGACGCGGCGCGGCAGGTCGTCGCGCGCGATGGCCTGCGCGCTGCGACCTTCCGATCCATCGCGACCGAAGCCGGGCTCTCGGTCCGCCTCGTGCAGTACTACTTCGGGTCGAAGGAGGACGTGCTTCGAGCCACCCGGGCAGCGGTCGCCGCCGACGCCGCTCAGCGGATGCAGCGCGCAGTGTCCGAGCTCGCCGGCGACTCGCGCCCTGCCGAGGTCATCCGGGCGATCCTGCTCGAGCTCCTGCCGATCGACGTCGCCCGCCGAGAAGACACCATGGTCCTCGACGCGTTCTTCTTCGCCGAGATCACGAGCACGGCCGCGGAGACACCTTCTGATGACGCCGCGGACGCGTCCGGCTATCTTCAGGATCTCGTGTGTCAGCAGGTCGTCCTGGCCGGTGCGGATCCCTCCACGGCGGAGGCCGACGCACGGCTCATCGTCGCGGCGGCATCCGGTCTCGCCCAGGCGATGCTCGCTGATGCCCGCCTCGTCGCGCGAGCGCCGGGTCTCATCGACCGGCTCCTGGATCGGATGCTCGTCCACTGA
- a CDS encoding ABC transporter permease produces the protein MSTAARTTWLRDLVRKPFFWGLVAIVALLALNVLKDPNYLAVSINSGNGHLVGNLIDILRASAPILMIAVGMSLVIATGGIDLSVGSVMAVSGAVSMVFLKQAGQADSVVVALGAMGLALLVSAILGAVNGVLVAYVGLQPFISTLIMMLAGRGIAKVITEGQNTSASNEPFRWVANGFVLGLPVVFLLAIAIVIVVGLVVRRSALGLMIEAIGINPKASRMAGIKPSGLLLTVYILSAVLAGIAGIMSVGTVMTVDVSRTGYQLELDAILAVVIGGTSLAGGKFSIGGAVVGGLLIATLDKTIVFLGISSSATPAFKAIVIVVLCLLQSQRVRSWFVQRRKPPRPQPEQPSVPSKQEKQEVTA, from the coding sequence ATGAGTACCGCTGCTCGCACGACCTGGCTGCGCGACCTCGTCCGCAAGCCGTTCTTCTGGGGGCTGGTCGCGATCGTCGCGCTGCTCGCCCTCAACGTCCTCAAGGACCCGAACTACCTCGCCGTGTCGATCAACTCCGGCAACGGTCACCTCGTGGGCAACCTGATCGACATCCTCAGGGCGTCGGCCCCGATCCTCATGATCGCGGTCGGGATGTCGCTCGTGATCGCGACCGGCGGCATCGACCTCTCGGTCGGTTCCGTGATGGCCGTGTCGGGCGCCGTCTCGATGGTGTTCCTGAAGCAGGCCGGGCAGGCGGACTCGGTCGTCGTCGCGCTCGGCGCCATGGGGCTGGCGCTCCTCGTGAGCGCGATCCTCGGCGCCGTCAACGGCGTGCTCGTCGCCTACGTCGGGCTCCAGCCCTTCATCAGCACGCTGATCATGATGCTCGCCGGCCGCGGCATCGCGAAGGTGATCACCGAGGGGCAGAACACGTCGGCATCGAACGAGCCGTTCCGCTGGGTTGCCAACGGCTTCGTGCTCGGCCTGCCCGTGGTGTTCCTCCTCGCGATCGCCATCGTCATCGTCGTGGGCCTGGTGGTGCGCCGAAGCGCGCTCGGCCTCATGATCGAGGCGATCGGCATCAACCCGAAGGCGAGCCGCATGGCGGGCATCAAGCCCAGCGGGCTGCTGCTGACGGTCTACATCCTGAGCGCGGTGCTCGCGGGCATCGCGGGCATCATGTCGGTCGGCACGGTGATGACCGTGGACGTGTCGCGGACCGGCTATCAGCTGGAGCTCGACGCGATCCTCGCCGTCGTCATCGGCGGCACGTCGCTCGCGGGCGGCAAGTTCTCGATCGGCGGCGCCGTGGTCGGCGGCCTGCTCATCGCGACCCTCGACAAGACGATCGTGTTCCTCGGCATCTCGTCGTCGGCCACGCCCGCCTTCAAGGCGATCGTCATCGTGGTGCTGTGCCTCCTGCAGTCGCAGCGCGTGCGCAGCTGGTTCGTCCAACGCCGCAAGCCGCCGCGGCCGCAACCTGAGCAGCCGTCGGTCCCGTCGAAGCAGGAGAAGCAGGAGGTGACGGCATGA